A stretch of the bacterium genome encodes the following:
- a CDS encoding LamG domain-containing protein — protein sequence MYIENRVFSAVMAGLILLSLATNSCTDTIFLANFDGTYDAVFAKGDRTFRMADDMEEGSVKLVEGKYGGGLFVGRNVPALAISYATKENFKFEKGTLEFWFRPEWTMADTEDIMGPNLFKYITFFSTSGDPTRFCLYKNQYNWLIWDYRLDYQTKGKVITQYSSQSDVIKPGKWTHMAVSWDTGEARLFIDGNLVSISDIWDIPGMLGDRMALGSPGYGKGLGADGTFDDFRISDHQRYISSFIPPDTPLKVDVLSSVPTVPSPSQEEKDNWQKKRTMFFVDFRYGLVANFSLGNGLGGSNSILKIEEKDGRQAVRLNRRAQIGDTLWFPTYGNINVNMSTVDIDICFSDPLQLPAVIFDTSKVVCNPFSPQDQHARSGTRLILDPSSRMVFECIEGGKLLSYVMSCPLTVEAGRWHRFSVSWGGGVRLYFDGKKVAEENSFPLPSTTDKYFFVGSDSQGINTIDGWIGRIEITLWNTLSECPSAR from the coding sequence ATGTATATTGAAAACAGGGTATTTTCTGCGGTGATGGCGGGATTGATTTTATTATCTTTGGCTACTAATTCCTGCACCGACACAATATTTCTGGCTAACTTTGATGGGACTTATGATGCAGTATTTGCAAAAGGAGACAGAACCTTCCGCATGGCTGATGATATGGAGGAAGGCAGCGTAAAACTTGTTGAGGGTAAGTACGGCGGAGGATTATTCGTTGGCAGAAATGTTCCTGCACTTGCTATAAGCTATGCGACAAAAGAGAACTTTAAGTTTGAAAAAGGAACCCTTGAGTTCTGGTTTAGACCTGAATGGACTATGGCTGACACAGAGGATATTATGGGACCCAATCTGTTTAAATATATTACCTTTTTTTCAACCTCTGGTGACCCTACCCGCTTCTGTCTCTACAAAAATCAGTATAACTGGTTGATATGGGACTACCGGCTGGATTACCAGACAAAGGGAAAAGTCATAACGCAATATTCTTCCCAGTCTGATGTAATAAAGCCTGGAAAATGGACACACATGGCGGTATCCTGGGATACAGGAGAAGCACGTCTCTTTATTGATGGAAATCTTGTGTCAATATCAGACATATGGGACATTCCTGGCATGCTTGGAGACAGGATGGCACTCGGTAGCCCGGGCTATGGAAAGGGTCTGGGAGCAGACGGTACATTTGACGATTTCAGGATATCTGACCATCAGAGGTATATCAGCAGCTTTATACCACCAGATACTCCTCTTAAAGTGGATGTATTATCTTCTGTTCCTACAGTCCCCTCCCCTTCCCAGGAAGAAAAGGATAACTGGCAGAAAAAGAGGACAATGTTTTTTGTCGACTTTAGATATGGATTGGTGGCAAATTTCTCTTTGGGAAATGGTCTGGGAGGAAGCAACTCTATATTAAAGATAGAGGAGAAAGATGGCAGACAAGCAGTGAGATTAAACCGCAGAGCACAGATAGGTGATACATTGTGGTTCCCTACTTATGGAAATATTAATGTAAATATGTCCACAGTTGATATAGATATATGTTTTTCAGACCCTTTACAGTTACCAGCGGTGATATTTGATACAAGCAAGGTTGTTTGTAATCCCTTTTCTCCTCAGGACCAACATGCTCGCAGTGGCACCCGATTGATTCTTGACCCAAGTAGCCGAATGGTATTTGAATGCATCGAAGGGGGTAAGTTATTGTCCTATGTAATGTCATGCCCTCTAACGGTGGAAGCAGGTAGATGGCACCGATTCTCTGTCTCATGGGGTGGTGGTGTAAGATTATATTTTGACGGAAAGAAGGTTGCAGAGGAAAATTCTTTTCCCCTTCCTTCCACAACGGATAAGTATTTCTTTGTCGGTTCAGACAGCCAGGGTATAAATACCATAGATGGATGGATAGGCAGGATTGAAATCACTCTGTGGAATACTTTATCAGAATGCCCAAGCGCACGATGA